In Candidatus Eisenbacteria bacterium, a genomic segment contains:
- the hslV gene encoding ATP-dependent protease subunit HslV, with product MHATTILAVRRGAAAAMGGDGQVTLEKQIMKARARKVRRIHDGRILVGFAGAVADAFTLFERLETKLEAHAGNLPRAAVELARDWRTDRMLRRLEALLAAMDKEHTLLISGTGEVIEPDDGLLGIGSGGGYALAAARGLLRHTDLPPGRIVEESLRIAAGLCVYTNEEIVVEELA from the coding sequence ATGCACGCGACGACGATCCTCGCGGTTCGAAGAGGAGCCGCGGCGGCGATGGGAGGGGACGGCCAGGTCACCCTCGAGAAGCAGATCATGAAGGCGAGAGCCCGCAAGGTGCGCCGCATCCACGACGGGCGGATCCTCGTCGGCTTCGCAGGCGCGGTCGCCGACGCCTTCACCCTCTTCGAACGCCTCGAAACGAAGCTCGAGGCGCACGCGGGGAACCTTCCCCGCGCCGCGGTCGAGCTCGCGCGCGACTGGCGGACCGACCGGATGCTCCGCCGGCTCGAGGCGCTCCTCGCGGCGATGGACAAGGAGCACACCCTTCTCATCTCCGGGACCGGCGAGGTGATCGAACCGGACGACGGCCTCCTCGGGATCGGAAGCGGAGGAGGGTACGCCCTCGCCGCCGCGCGCGGACTTCTCCGGCACACCGATCTTCCGCCGGGGCGGATCGTCGAGGAGTCGCTCCGGATCGCGGCCGGCCTCTGCGTCTACACGAACGAGGAGATCGTCGTGGAGGAACTCGCATGA
- the hslU gene encoding ATP-dependent protease ATPase subunit HslU gives MNVSGLKDLPAPRAIVRELDRFIVGQEKAKRAVAIALRNRWRRREAPEPIRKEILPANILMIGPTGVGKTEIARRLAQAAHAPFLKVEASKYTEVGYVGRDVESMVRDLLEIGIGEVEKEIRAEAAAEAERRAEAKLLALLSAEEPAGQAAPPGVIAVDPSGIASPAEGTREEPLLDRLRAGALEERLVTIEIAEKGTPLFNLFAASGMGAVDADVQKTLEHLVPKKKKRSRIRVREARRILVEEELDSLVDRDRAVEEGKRRTEEAGIIFLDEIDKIVGSGRDHGPDVSREGVQRDLLPIVEGSQVQTKYGMIATDHILFIGAGAFHQARPSDLIPELQGRFPIRVELQALTAADFVRILKEPENSLIKQYAALVSAEGAELLFEEEAIDAIARLAETVNDRTENIGARRLHTLLSALLEKELFDLPDRGEKTIVVDAARVEERLGTIARDGDQSRFIL, from the coding sequence ATGAACGTTTCTGGTCTCAAGGATCTCCCCGCGCCGCGGGCGATCGTCCGCGAGCTCGACCGCTTCATCGTCGGGCAGGAGAAAGCGAAGCGGGCGGTGGCGATCGCCCTTCGGAACCGTTGGAGGCGGCGCGAGGCGCCCGAGCCGATCCGAAAGGAGATCCTCCCCGCCAACATCCTCATGATCGGCCCGACCGGCGTCGGGAAGACGGAGATCGCGCGCCGTCTCGCGCAAGCGGCGCACGCCCCGTTTCTCAAGGTCGAGGCCTCGAAGTACACCGAGGTCGGGTACGTCGGCCGCGACGTCGAGTCGATGGTGCGCGATCTTCTCGAGATCGGGATCGGCGAGGTCGAGAAGGAGATTCGGGCGGAGGCGGCCGCCGAGGCCGAGCGCCGCGCGGAGGCGAAGCTCCTCGCTCTTCTTTCCGCGGAAGAGCCGGCAGGGCAAGCCGCGCCTCCCGGAGTGATCGCGGTCGATCCGTCCGGGATCGCCTCGCCCGCGGAGGGAACGAGAGAGGAGCCGCTGCTCGATCGGCTCCGCGCGGGAGCGCTCGAGGAGCGCCTCGTCACGATCGAGATCGCGGAGAAGGGAACGCCCCTCTTCAACCTCTTCGCGGCGAGCGGAATGGGCGCGGTCGACGCCGACGTCCAGAAGACCCTCGAGCATCTCGTCCCGAAGAAGAAGAAAAGAAGCCGCATCCGCGTTCGCGAGGCGAGGAGGATCCTCGTCGAGGAAGAGCTCGACTCGCTCGTCGATCGGGATCGGGCGGTAGAGGAGGGGAAGAGACGCACCGAGGAGGCGGGGATCATCTTCCTCGACGAGATCGACAAGATCGTCGGAAGCGGGCGGGACCACGGGCCGGACGTCTCGCGCGAGGGAGTGCAGCGGGACCTCCTCCCGATCGTCGAGGGCTCGCAGGTGCAGACCAAGTACGGGATGATCGCGACCGACCACATCCTCTTCATCGGGGCGGGCGCGTTCCATCAGGCCCGTCCCTCCGACCTCATCCCTGAGCTCCAGGGGCGCTTCCCGATCCGGGTCGAGCTTCAGGCGCTGACGGCGGCCGACTTCGTCCGAATCTTGAAGGAACCGGAAAATTCGCTCATCAAGCAATATGCCGCGCTCGTCTCCGCCGAGGGGGCGGAGCTCCTCTTCGAAGAAGAGGCGATCGACGCGATCGCGCGCCTGGCCGAGACGGTGAACGACCGGACGGAGAACATCGGCGCGCGGCGACTCCACACGCTCCTCTCGGCGCTTCTCGAGAAGGAACTCTTCGATCTTCCCGACCGCGGAGAGAAGACGATCGTCGTCGACGCCGCGAGGGTGGAGGAGAGGCTGGGGACGATCGCGCGCGACGGAGAC